In the Gasterosteus aculeatus chromosome X, fGasAcu3.hap1.1, whole genome shotgun sequence genome, one interval contains:
- the LOC120808908 gene encoding LOW QUALITY PROTEIN: FYVE, RhoGEF and PH domain-containing protein 4 (The sequence of the model RefSeq protein was modified relative to this genomic sequence to represent the inferred CDS: deleted 1 base in 1 codon): protein MDGFNRVAFRKKTQSLDAAEPQEAEKKSKADCFPSKNAEEACVAVKIEHSRGLGSSPARESSKPASVQACLSRAGLRTTDQSRGGVNGRGSWRRPRQLSKPKVPPKPLHLQSPVTEVKSPLGHLQRAPLKAGMEEGGGGGGGGGGGRGAVNREKVREKHSKVSDLINRFEENSSAENKRDGSPLKQISRSLDCSAAPRASPRRTEPAGTREDRPEPASPEDARTPASANGTLARMEQGKEEAGVPERNGVGTEADGLVNGDEGRRSAEPTGGSPPQTERTAAGSAEEEEEEEEEKKEEGDEKDDDSGTKIESELRNEEGSTEPKETNEQKLFKIASELLHTEKAYVTRLNLLDQVFCAKLMEEANKGTFPVEVVKNIFSNISSINAFHSQFLLPDLEKRMGEWESTPRIGDILQKLTPFLKMYAEYVKNFDKAMELLKQWTDRSPQFKAIIQEIQSQEVCGFLALQHHMLEPVQRVPRYEMLLKDYLKKLPQDDPDRRDSEKSLEIIATAATHSNSAIRKSDNLKKLMDIYEMLGEEEDIVNPSNEFIKEGHILKLAARNTSAMERYLFLFNNMLLYCVPKFSLGGTKYTVRTRIGIDGMKVLETSNEDYPHTFQVSGKERMLELQASSEQDKADWIKAFQETIEIFQQKNESFKNALKDVEEVSNAELGKRAPRWIRDNEVTMCMKCKESFNALTRRRHHCRACGYVVCWKCSDNKVALQYDGNKTNKVCRDCFSILTGETRSEGKKKGILEIEAAQITGSSIMCGFLQYCEKNKPWQKVWGVIPEKEGLVLYLYGAPQDVKAQCTIPLLGYCVDDGARTTDTPASFRLSQSKSIHNFAADSEELKQRWLKVIRVAVTGEVPECPQTNGGSAGVTDNNNSQEGGSDSS from the exons GTCTCGGCAGCAGCCCGGCGCGCGAGAGCAGCAAGCCGGCCAGCGTGCAGGCGTGTCTGAGTCGAGCGGGCCTCAGGACGACTGACCAGAGCAGAGGGGGAGTCAATGGAAGAGGCTCTTGGCGAAGGCCCCGGCAGCTTTCTAAACCCAAAG TGCCCCCAAAGCCGCTACATCTCCAGAGCCCGGTGACGGAGGTCAAATCCCCGCTGGGCCACCTCCAGAGAGCACCACTAAAAGCAggcatggaggagggaggaggaggagga ggggggggagggggagggagaggagctgtGAACCGGGAAAAAGTCAGAGAGAAACACTCCAAAGTCTCAGACCTCATCAACCGCTTCGAAGAGAACAG CAGCGCGGAGAACAAGAGAGACGGCTCGCCGCTCAAGCAGATCAGCAGGTCGCTGGACTGCAGCGCGGCTCCCCGCGCCTCCCCGCGGCGCACGGAGCCCGCCGGGACTCGGGAGGACCGACCCGAGCCAGCTTCGCCGGAGGATGCCCGCACGCCGGCGTCGGCTAACGGGACGCTAGCTCGGATGGAGCAGGGCAAGGAGGAGGCGGGCGTCCCGGAGAGGAACGGCGTGGGGACGGAGGCCGACGGGCTGGTGAACGGGGACGAGGGTCGCAGGAGCGCAGAACCGACCGGTGGTTCACCTCCGCAAACGGAAAGGACTGCTGCAGGAagtgctgaggaggaggaggaagaagaggaggagaagaaggaggagggggatgagaAGGACGACGACAGTGGGACtaaaatagaaagtgagctTAGGAACGAAGAAGGCAGCACCGAACCAAAG GAGACCAATGAACAGAAGCTGTTTAAGATCGCCAGCGAGCTCCtgcacacagagaaggcctACGTGACGCGACTGAACCTGCTGGACCAG GTATTCTGTGCCAAGCTCATGGAGGAGGCAAACAAAGGCACATTCCCTGTGGAGGTAGTGAAGAACATCTTCtcaaacatcagctccatcaacGCCTTTCACAGCCAGTTTCTGCTTCCAGATCTGGAGAAACGCATGGGAGAATG gGAGTCCACGCCTCGCATCGGAGACATCCTGCAGAAACTCACACCCTTCCTCAAGATGTACGCCGAGTACGTGAAGAATTTCGACAAGGCCATGGAGCTGCTGAAACAGTGGACTGACCGCTCGCCTCAATTCAAGGCCATCATCCAGGAGATCCAG AGCCAGGAGGTCTGTGGCTTCCTGGCGCTTCAGCACCACATGTTGGAGCCCGTGCAGAGAGTCCCTCGCTACGAGATGCTGCTCAAAGACTACCTGAAGAAGCTGCCTCAGGACGACCCTGACCGGCGGGATTCAGAGA AATCATTAGAAATTATCGCGACAGCAGCTACTCACTCCAACAGCGCCATTCGAAAATCT GATAATCTGAAGAAACTGATGGACATATACGAGATGCTGGGTGAGGAGGAAGACATTGTCAACCCCTCGAACGAGTTCATCAAGGAGGGCCACATCCTGAAGCTGGCGGCCAGGAACACCTCGGCCATGGAGCGATACCTCTTCCTG TTCAACAACATGCTGTTGTACTGCGTGCCCAAATTTAGCCTGGGGGGCACCAAGTACACGGTGAGGACTCGGATCGGCATCGACGGCATGAAGGTCCTGGAAACGTCCAACGAGGACTACCCTCATACCTTCCAAGTGTCGGGAAAGGAGAGGATGCTGGAGCTACAGGCCAG CTCTGAGCAGGACAAGGCAGACTGGATTAAG gcTTTCCAGGAGACCATCGAGATCTTCCAGCAGAAAAACGAGTCCTTCAAGAACGCGCTGAAAGACGTAGAGGAAGTGTCG aaTGCAGAGCTGGGGAAGCGGGCCCCTCGCTGGATCCGAGACAACGAAGTGACGATGTGTATGAAGTGCAAGGAGTCTTTCAATGCTCTGACGCGGCGGCGGCACCACTGCAGAGCCTGCGGTTAT GTGGTGTGTTGGAAATGTTCAGACAACAAGGTTGCGCTTCAGTATGACGGCAACAAGACGAACAAAGTCTGCAGAGACTGCTTTTCCATCCTCACGGGAGAGACTAGATCCGAGGGCAAGAAGAAGGGCATcctggag ATCGAGGCGGCTCAGATCACAGGCAGCAGCATCATGTGCGGCTTCCTGCAGTACTGCGAGAAGAACAAACCTTGGCAGAAGGTGTGGGGCGTCATCCCCGAGAAGGAGGGTCTGGTGCTCTACCTCTACGGCGCTCCGCAG GACGTGAAGGCCCAGTGCACCATCCCCCTCCTGGGCTACTGTGTGGACGACGGCGCCCGGACCACGGACACCCCGGCCAGCTTCCGCCTCTCCCAGTCCAAGTCCATCCACAACTTTGCCGCCGACAGTGAGGAGCTCAAGCAGCGCTGGCTGAAAGTGATTCGAGTGGCGGTGACAGGAGAGGTGCCCGAGTGCCCTCAGACCAACGGCGGCAGCGCCGGCGTGACGGACAACAACAACTCGCAAGAAGGGGGCAGCGATAGCTCATAA